One window of Dermacentor albipictus isolate Rhodes 1998 colony chromosome 9, USDA_Dalb.pri_finalv2, whole genome shotgun sequence genomic DNA carries:
- the LOC135912746 gene encoding uncharacterized protein, producing MEVEDPMVAPADDCRLVLGSSLNAAKAASALTVSVDNPGVHFKRFCRCGLQRPAFSDVEIGDPGFIQDLHTKKRNQKLMVLILTVACIVNLAVTGIGIAYLRLHFAQEDILSIDEVSPDARRDKVEAASLYSHIKAMIKRRVKAPISTKLTSATPGYRPKHRQRTRWTPRFHFPSLPWFKSVTTSMAPKIFKAPSGYSLT from the exons ATGGAAGTTGAAGACCCGATGGTGGCCCCTGCG GATGACTGTCGCCTAGTGCTGGGCTCGTCTCTGAACGCTGCCAAAGCAGCTTCGGCACTGACAGTCAGTGTAGACAATCCAGGGGTACACTTTAAAA GGTTCTGCCGGTGTGGTCTCCAAAGGCCAGCCTTCTCGGATGTGGAAATAGGTGATCCTGGCTTCATCCAGGACCTACACACCAAGAAACGCAACCAGAAGCTGATGGTGCTCATTCTCACAGTGGCCTGCATCGTAAACTTGGCTGTCACAGGCATTGGCATAGCCTACTTGCGGCTGCACTTTGCACAGGAGGACATCCTGTCTATCGATGAAGTGTCACCAGATGCCAGGCGGGACAAGGTGGAAG CTGCCAGTTTGTACAGCCACATCAAAGCCATGATCAAAAGAAGAGTGAAGGCACCCATAAGCACAAAACTAACATCAGCGACACCAGGCTATAGGCCAAAGCACAGGCAAAGAACGCGGTGGACACCCCGCTTTCATTTCCCGAGCCTTCCATGGTTCAAAAGTGTCACCACAAGCATGGCGCCCAAGATCTTCAAGGCACCTTCTGGTTACTCTTTGACATGA